The genome window TGCACCAAGCTTAGTTGCAAGCACCTCCTCCACAGCCAACATTAACCTTGACAGCCTCCTCTTTCTTGACAGCAGTAACATTTCCAGTCTCTTTTTTCTCAACCTTGACAGCAGCATTCTTGATCATTTCAGGCTTCACATCTTCGGCTTTTGGAGTCTTCACCATCACCACTGGCTCTTTCTTTGGAGTAGCCACAGGCCTCACAGCTCGAGCTGACGGGCAGCAGCTCCTTCCTGAACAGCAGCTCTTCCTCTCCATTTCACAATAAATCTTTCTTACAAATGTACCAAAAAACTCTTTTAATTTTTGTGGAATTATTGATTAGTTGAGATTGGTAGAAGCAGAAGGGAGCTATTTATACATGTATAAGTTTGGCTTTTAAAGTCCATCCTTATCATTGTATACAGATGTTGAATTAATGTATTCATGCACTACCCAGAATTTAACAAAAGACTGCCTTTTAAGTTCAGATAAGTTCATGTACCTGATAAATGTGGTTCACATAGAGGTTCTAAGCTCAGTTTCTAGCTATTAAtatgtcaaattttatttagtttaaaattacaTATTCCATTCCGAGCATGAAAAGCTATAGCCGATGTTTTATATTCCATGCAAGTCGAAACAAACACATTGGATGGAATTATGTGACTAAATATTGATTTATGCAGCTCAGACTAAGCTTGATGCTAATATTCTTCATTCTAATCAACATTTGATACCGGCTTAATTAACTAATTCTGATTATTCCCTTTGGTATTTACATCTCTACACGACAGCATCTATATTTTTCTTGTCATTTCCTACAAGCATATGAAAACCAGACATTCGACATTAATTTCTATGTCAAATGTATTACACTATAAAATGGCAACAATCTTAAATATGTTTAAAGAAATTGTTGTGTCGGACCTTCATCTCTCGTGAGGCTTCCCAATGTCGAAGCTGAGGTGACTCTGTAATTCATAAGCTTTTTTATAGTTTGATTGAAGCTATGAAAGCATTGACTTAATTTTACAATTGTTTTCAGGCTACATGGTAAGGTCGCGATCATCACAGGAGCAGCAAGTGGCATAGGAGAGGCGACAGCAAGGCTATTTGTGAAGCATGGAGCATTTGTTGTCATAGGAGACATCCAAGATGAATTGGGGCAAAAAGTAGTTTCTTCGATCAACTCTGACAAAATTATGTACAAGCATTGTGATATCAGCGAcgaaaatcaggttcaagaattgaTATCTGACACCGTAAAAAAATATGGTAGCCTGGATATAATGTACAGTAATGCAGGGATCATGGGATCAAGTACTAATGTGCTGGAAATGGATATGGCGAGTTTTGACAAAAGCATTGCCATTAATTTGCGCGGATCAGTCCTGTCAGTCAAGTATGCAGGGCGCGCGATGGTGGAAAATAAAATCAGGGGCTCAATTATCTGCACAGGAAGTGTGTCAGCCACTGCTGGTGCAAATGGTCCATTTGGTTACACAGTCTGCAAGCATGCAATACTAGGCATTGTCCGCGCAGCTGCTAGTGAGCTCGGGAAGCATGGCATAAGGGTGAATTGTGTTTCGCCATCCGGTGTGGCCACGCCTCTGTCATGTGGCACTTACAATAGTTCTGCTAGTGAGGTTGAAATGATTAGTGCCGCGGTATCAGGGCTAAAAGGAATAAATTTGAAGACGGAAAATGTGGCTGAGGCCGCGTTGTTTCTGGCTTCGGATGAATCTGTTTATGTGAATGGACACAATTTGGCTGTTGATGGGGGTGTTTCTGTGATGAACACTGGTCTGGCAATGATGCAGGATAGCTTTATGAAGTAATCAAGCAAATTTTGATCCTGATACTGGGCATTGAACTCATGCTCATGACACTAGTGatgtttttcattaataataCTTTTCCATTCGGCCTAATCTAATGTAAGCGGCATATTGAAcccgaattttaatatattatatataatttatggattttaatagattatatctaattttgaatttatgcgaaatttaaaaaatgtcGCACAATTAATATAGAGTatttaggatttaagtacaCTGATTCAAATCCtcatgaattttgaattttgatgatatttcaaaaaaattgtaataaatCGAACAATCGcacaaaattcataaaaacaaATCCAGCGGCATTTGAATACCgtcagattttaatgaattttaaataatctcaattgaatatcatcgaatttttaaacataatttaaaatttcgattgaatatcaccagattttgtaacataatttaaatatttaattaaatacccTAACATTATGATGCATTTTCGAAATTCTGAATTGAATAAACCAATTTTGTATATGAAAGAATATTCTTTAAAATTACAATTAGAATATATCCCTAAATATCaaaaccaaataatttttaaaaatttcagcTTTCGGCCTTAAATTAAATTAGACcaaatacaagttgattgtcCCGTATAACAAAACAATATAAATGTGTCAAATTGCGCATGAAACATGTGCAGCAAAATCTGACCTCAAACTCAAAGCTGCAGTTGCATGTAAATTTGCGGAACAAAATCAAAATGCTTCAaacttcaatataaaataatttaaatgacTTCGGGTCAAATTTTTTGGATTAAATCTGTTTTGATCGCAACATTCCACCGAATATCTTATTTTACCTATACTAATAGAACAAATCTCGAATTTTATAAAAGAGAGGGGTGAATCATGAGGTTTTGAGGTGATCATGGAGTCAGATAACGTGTACTACGGCTGAGTTGATAAGACTCTATGATTTAAACAAGTAAATCATTTTGCAATTCACCCAAATGgccacaaaatcaaaatatagtcaaatttattatgctttcaaacTTTCTGAGCTTGTGTTTATACTTATGTACCAAGTCTTCAATAATACCAAAGTTCTTATTCAATATGTGTGctgatatttattttaaaaaataattaagttataatttttggtgtTTGCCCTTTGCAGACTCAGATTCTAGTTATTCAGCACTGAGTTTGAGTTATGCAAATTTGTAATTCTAGTCGGACGGGCAAGCTCACCTAGCTCGAATTCGTTTAATTAAACTCGATTCGGTTTGACTCGTTAAACGAGTTGAAAAAgttccggctcgtttaattaaacgagtaaTTAAACGGCTCagctcgtgaaattaaacgagttgAGTTCAGGTAGAGATTTAAActtgattaaatataaatttatacgaGCTGACATGCTCGACTCGTCAAAATCGGCTTGCTTAgactcgactcgtttatgaTCGAACATTTTTAAGTTTAAACGAGTGTTCAAGCTCCTCGACCCGAATCTACGATAAGAGTTCGAGAGACATAAATAcagttttttcaaattttatacgcATACGGCATCCCAGCGAGACCAAGACCTCAATTATTTTCCGAGACACACAATCATTGTCCATCTACAATAATCCAGAGGGAACATGTATCATACATGTATAGCTGCTTGATTATTCTGTCCCATGACAGTGGAAGCTACTGGCCCTCTAACACTATAATTATATACGATATTAAGCTCGAAAGATAAGTTCAACAAATTTAGTTGCTCGATAACATAAATTTCAAGCCATTGATGGGGACATTTTATCAACCTCGACAGAATAATTGTAATGTGGTgtggaaaattaatttaaacacaTATGAACATCTTTTTGTTCTCCACTTATGTTGTGGGATTGACTTTACCGGATAATAGGGTATAAATTGCATTAGTTACTAAATACAAGGTGACAAAGGAGTTGGGCTGATTGAGAAAATGAGAATGAAATTACATTAGCGACAAGTGAAATTACAGGAGCATCAACCTTTTCTCATTTATGTACTTTTTTGTGTGGAGTAAGTTGCCAATTGCAAAAGAGCATACACTTAAATATTCCAATATTTCTGAGTAGAAATTCATTGTctaatctatactatctatactatactataaaaagccaacataggtaaatttgtagtcgtacaaaattttggtttgatactctcctctaaaactaaaagtctacactaaaactaaaagtctacaagtagatatctattaaacagtttcatatactaaaaacactccttatgtatattaatatctttttaaatataatttataattagttaaaaaaaggtgaaactactgttaataacatatattaatattaaaaattacttatagataaatgtataactaattataaatatacaattttgaatatcttttgtctaaaatacatataaataattaaagacgctactttttaattatattctactcgaaatttaacacttacatattctatttcattacaaacacgagccattacgtaacatatgaagatatatgaaatatgaaaaatttgatttaaattgaataataaactgtcacatattaatatagaaaaatatttacagatagataataaattgtgaaagctaaatttccgttagaagatataacgagttggttaatataatttaactaaaatccaattcattaatactaaaatactaataaaatggtgttaagaattaaattataattaataaattacgaatcatatacccgcccgtgctttgcacggggttaaaggctagttttAATTAAATACACAAATATctcataaattaaataatttggatTCATATTGAATATATCTAGAAAACAAATACTTCccctcaaaataaaaaatatttaagatgaTTATGAAAACTAGACGATGATAAAGATAAGAAAATAAACATCATATATCTTTTTTTCAATTCTATACCCAGCAACCTGTTCCACCTGTATCCAAATGCACTTTGggagtactccctccatcccgatcatttatatacaaatgatttggacacggagatcaagaaaaaatgtaaaaaataataaatttagaggaaaaatgggtaaaatggtgggacctatttatatttaatgatagatttaagatagtggaggaaaataatgggtgtaatagtgtttatactccctctgtcttttttatatgtcacttttgacttgggcacgtaGTTTTAAGTGagttgaccggatagtaaaaattattatttttaattaactttttttgtgaattaaaattttgattatatatttttattcagaaaaagaaaatttcaaaaataatacttttaactacccgatcaaagcacttaaaagtgtgtgccaaaaagtcaaacgtcatatattaaaaaatagaaggAGTATTATTATAGATTGAAGATAGTGAAAAACGTggtaggtgtaatagtgttttactccctccatctcaatttataggtccattttggaataaacacacatattaagaaaaaagttggttagacaGAAtctttatctcatgtatcattaattaatgcattgataagtgagaatatagttgagtttcaaaaaaatcacaacaaATACAGGGATTTAGTGCActgagaaatgaaaataatgttgagtttcaaaaaagtcacaattaacatgtagataaatttgtattgaaagaataGAGAGACAAGTGTTTTGGGACAAGTCTACAATTAACATgtagacggagggagtatattattctctccgtttcaaattaaatgtccacttaaaaaaaatcacacagtttaagaaaagtggttgttcacaaattaattgcattaaatgatcaaaatatgtggagtgagattaatctagaaaatataaataagagatatgtggagtagaattgactttgcaaatatgattttgcattgaaaattgaagtggacaagtaatttgaaacaaaaaatttttttgaaagtgaACATGTAATTGAAACGGAGAGaatattaaaagttactatttttggaatgtataaaaatgatgaAACATTCAAAAAGGAAACCGTATAAAATTGAGCGGGACGGACTAATTGTCAATCAAGAATAAATAATAAGGAAAGGACGCACTACTGTACAACAAAAGGcctataaatgaaaaatataaacaataatgaGATGGACCAAGAGGTGTTTCATGTTGAAAGTTGAAACATACATTGAAATCAAGAGGGATagatttacaaataattttaaaaaaaagttgaacGGTCAAAAAGAAGTGACCAATAAAAGaatagtataaaattataacaCCATTAATGTCTGAGCCTTTGACTGTCAAACCAAactcatctctctcctctctcttacaataaaccaaacaaaacccaaatcacaaagcaaagaaaaagaacccatttcatctctctcctctctcttacATAATCACCCATTTTTCACAAACCCCAAGTTCTTGATTTTCTACACTGATAGATCTGATTTTCAGCACAAAAGAAACAACCCCTTGTGCTTTGATGCAGTTATGAAGCCTTCTTGGCCATCTGGGTCAACTTCTGTGTTCAAAGTTGGTGCCTTTTTCATCTGATTGGTATGTGTTTTAGTTCCTTGGTTGGTTAAAGCtgtaaagattcaatctttattGTTAATTTGATCTGGGTTTTAGTCTTCTTGATGATTTTATCTTGTTTGTGTTGGATCTGTGGATGATGTTGATTAATAGTGTTAAAAATGTGTAAAAGGGAAGTCTTTCAAATTAAGTAGTTTAAATGTCTCTGTGTTTTGTTAGTAGTGTAGTGTTGTAATACCTTTTTGATTTTTGACTGCTGTTCTCACTAATGTCTGAAAAACATCATAGTTTATGGACTCTGGTAAGATGATTTTTACCTGAAATTAAGATTTACTAGTACTATGTAAGTGGAAAGAGGAGGTTGTGCTTTTGGTCTACTACTGTGGAACATTGGACTTTATGCAAAGATCTTGGTTAATGTTCTTCTTCTTATAATGGAGAGTTGACCAGTTATAAATTGGTAAATTTGCAAACACAGGCACACACACAAACAAGAATGTTTTCATTGTTGCTGTCAAAGAAATGGTATCAATGATGGTCTAACTTCTTAATGGTTGTGTTTTGTCATAGATTTCTGGTAGAAAAGTTAACTGTTAGTTTGGCTAGAGTTTAGCTTTCATAGTTTGTTTTGTCTTTAACTAGGAATTTGTAATGGAGATGGTTTGAATGCTGATTACATGCGCAGTTCAATGAATTCATTTATACTGGCAACCTCTAATGGTTATATTACAAGTAATAGAGGAATCAAAATTATTTAGTGTATATGTACACTGGTTTTAATGGTAACATTTCTTGCTGATGATTCTGTGAGATGTACATATATGGTCTTGGTCTATCTTTATGAGTAAATTTTGGTTGAATGAATTAAGCTTGTTTTTACATTGATAAATTGGCACCTACATTTCTGTAGGTACGGCGTTGACTTCACTTCTGCAGCTTAATTCTCAACGTCGGGAAGACcagatatattatttaaagTTCAGTTTTTATGGCTTCTGTAAGTGTAGCTCCCAATGCAGGAGTAAGAGAGCCTAGTGGAAATAATGTCGCTGTTGATAGATTGCCTGAAGAAATGAATGACATGAAAATTAGGGATGACAAGGTAGACTTTTATGTATCAGTATATTGCCCTACCTGTCATTCATTTGGCTTGACTGTTTCACTAATAGTTGCCGTCTCTGCTCTTAATACAGGAGATGGAAGCAACTGTTGTCGACGGTAATGGGACAGAGACTGGTCATATTATTGTGACCACTATAGGTGGTAGAAATGGCCAGCCAAAGCAGGTACACTTTGTCATTTGCAGTTTTCATATAGCATATcagttattataatattgtgtAGCATTTTGATGTGTTAATCTGTGATGCAGACAATAAGTTATATGGCAGAGCGTGTCGTTGGGCAAGGATCATTTGGAGTAGTGTTCCAGGTTTGTAGACAGTTTCTTATCCAAATTGATGTCAACAGATGATGATGAAAGAATTTGTTAATATTGTTTAATGTAGTGGCACTGTATACTTTTGCTGAATAAGTGGCACTTTACATGGTTGTTTAGGCAAAGTGCTTGGAGACTGGTGAAGCTGTTGCAATTAAAAAAGTTCTTCAAGACAAGAGGTACAAGAACAGGGAGCTGCAAACCATGCGTGTTCTGGATCACCCAAATGTGGTTGCTCTTAAACATTGTTTCTTTTCAACAACTGAAAAGGAGGAGCTATATCTTAATTTGGTATTGGAGTTTGTGCCAGAAACAGTTCATCGTGTGATCAGACACTACAACAAGATGAATCAGAGAATGCCCATGATTTATGTCAAACTTTATAGTTATCAGGTATGCTTTATACCTGGTGATGAACTTGCTTGGATTTTTCCCTCTTATCTTGTCAAATAATGCTACTTAAAATGTATCTTTATACCCTTCTCTTTCTTTGTCTATAATTCCATTCAGATTTTGAGGGCATTGGCTTACATACATGGTAGTATTGGAGTATGCCACAGAGACATTAAACCTCAAAATCTACTGGTAAGTTGCATAACATGCTTCATTAAGTTTATTATCCCTCTACTACATTCCTAATCTTAAATTTGCAATTACAGCAAATTAAGCTTCTTCTCACTCATTATCCTGTTTCTAGCAGATGTTAGTGGAGAAATTgttttcttgaatcttttattaCTCGTTTCTAACTTCATTTGTTTTTGTCACAGGTTAACCCACATACTCATCAAGTGAAACTATGTGACTTCGGAAGTGCAAAAGTCTTGGTGTGTTACTCTTTCCTATACCAACTCGATTAGTATTTGATTTCACTTATATTCTGATAATCTTATcattattttcttgaatttgTCAGGTTAAAGGAGAGCCAAACATTTCTTACATATGCTCCAGATACTACAGAGCTCCTGAACTTATATTTGGTGCTACAGAGTACACCACAGCTATAGATATCTGGTCTGCTGGTTGTGTGTTGGCAGAATTGTTGCTTGGACAGGTAGATATTCCAACTTGTGTCTTGTTTCTTTGCTAAGTTGGGAAGCTGTTTTTTATAGTTCCACTAATACGAATAATAATGCTGTTTCAGCCTCTTTTTCCTGGTGAGAGTGGAGTAGACCAACTTGTGGAAATCATCAAGGTGAGTTAGCTTGCGTTCATGATTTTGTCATTAATTTTATGATGGGGGTAGGCATATATGGTTAACGGTTGTTATCAGATTGGATGGTTAATTATACATGTGTTTTCACTCCTTGCTATAGTTACTCTCAGAATTATATCTTTTTGATGATTCTTGAATGCAATACATTTGTTCAGTTTTGGTTTTAATTTCTTCTAGAGCTTAGTGTGATGCTTGCTGATGCAGGTTTTGGGAACCCCGACAAGAGAAGAAATCAAATGCATGAATCCTAATTACACAGAGTTCAAGTTTCCACAGATTAAAGCTCACCCATGGCATAAGGTAGGGATCTAATTTGTCCGTTCTGGCACCTTCATTGAGTCTTGCAGAGTTCGTTGACTGTATTTTCTTGGCAGATATTCCACAAACGCATGCCTCCAGAAGCTGTTGATCTGGTATCAAGGCTGCTTCAGTACTCACCAAATCTTAGGAGCACAGCTGTAAGTATAAGATTAGCACATTATGCTTTACTATGTTTACCCCTTTGAAATGTTCCCCTTGATAAAATACTTATGCTCcaatgtttttaattaaaatgaattCCTTCCTTGTTATCATGCAGATTCTAATTGaggtttaaatttaattttgttggtaCTGGACCATATCTAATAAACTTTAGATATAAACGTGAAGGATGGGTCTTATGAAACTGTGTTCCTTGATGTGATTTTAGTGGCATGAACTTGATTGTGCTTTTACTCTTTTGTGTAGTTGGATTCCTTGACACATCCATTTTTTGATGAGCTTCGTGACCCAAACACCCGTCTACCGAATGGACGATTTCTTCCTCCTCTCTTCAACTTTAAGTCTCACGGTAAGGATTCACTAAGATAATGACTGGATATTGCAGCTTTTGTGCCCATCTAATATAAGTTGATGCTGCTGTTGATTAGAGCTGAAGAAGGTTGCACCTGAGATGCTCGGAAAGCTGATTCCAGAGCACGCTAGAAAGCAAAGCGCGTTCTTCTCTTCATAAGGCATGAAGGTTTCTGCATTGACATGTGCTTTTGTGAAATGAGCTCCTCTACTGCATAAAATGAGATATCTGTGCTCTTCTAAGTGACTACTCGATTTGTTTCTTTATCTGTTCCGTAGTCTCAATGTATTTATATTCTCCCTTCTCCGTAGCAGAACCAAAATgttgtgttttatgtttttgaGTATGCTGACCCTTGTTGCTAATCGTGGACAGAGTTGTAATCGCTTTAATGTGCAAATATTTATGTGTTTTCGACAAACATAATGTAATTTTGCTACTCGGACTCTATTGTTTCAAAGTTCTTGAGCCTGTGAACAATTTCTGTGATTCTTACTCCCCGATGATTACTTTCAACGTCTGTTATTCTTACACAATTGGTCTTAAAATGTTCAGAACTGtctttctcatttctttatactGTTTTATATTCCTCCACACATTTTAAGATGCATGTAAAACAGAGtatcataattttatcataattttttcatgaaattttgtGTAAATATTTATACGACTGGAAAAGAGAATCAGTTTTTTTTTCCAGTtcatagaaaataataaaaaaattagtattataGATTGTAgttttaactttttacttgtAAAAATTAGAgaaacagttttttttttctcactTGATAGAAAATGATCAAAAATTAGTATTAAGCATCTCCACCGGCATTGGATATAATCGTCGGTTAAATTGAACCaataagacattatgtaaaatttgctgaatatgtaagagcatctccaaccatctaaaactcttggctaaaaggtgagttgacatacttaaaataaaaaaatttagccaacagctctaaaaactcaactccaatcaTGCTCAGCTgttatctataaatttagccaacctcttatggatgactaaatttgtcgaaactctacaggtctgtaagaaaatccgtaggaagattgtacatcatttattaccatattgaactgatatattctattttaacaatttaaaatattaataacatactatttttaaattatagtcaaccaatatagccaataccattgaagcaaaatgtattACAGgtccaacaaattttacataatgtcttacaggtccaatttagccgaggattatagccaacgccattggagatgctctaagacattGTATTTCAATGGTATTAGCTATattagttggctataatttaaaaatagaatgttattaatattttagtttgtcgaaataaaatatatcaatataatatggtaataaatgattcCTACATATTTCTTACAGACTTGTagagattcgacaaatataaccatTAATAGGaggttggttaaaattatatacaacatGTTAACGTGGTTGAAGTATAATTTTTTCAACAGGTTGGCTAAagtcaactcactttttaggtataaatttgtatggtcggagatgctcttagagcatctccaaccatacaaactctttagctaaaaaatgagttggcattccaaatataaaaaatttagccaacatgttgaaaaaatcgtactccaaccacgtgaacctgttgtctataattttagccaacctcctatggatggctatatttgtcgaacctctacaggtctgtaagaaatctgtaggatgattgcacatcatttattaccatatta of Daucus carota subsp. sativus chromosome 3, DH1 v3.0, whole genome shotgun sequence contains these proteins:
- the LOC108212851 gene encoding short-chain dehydrogenase reductase 3b, with the protein product MSKLRLHGKVAIITGAASGIGEATARLFVKHGAFVVIGDIQDELGQKVVSSINSDKIMYKHCDISDENQVQELISDTVKKYGSLDIMYSNAGIMGSSTNVLEMDMASFDKSIAINLRGSVLSVKYAGRAMVENKIRGSIICTGSVSATAGANGPFGYTVCKHAILGIVRAAASELGKHGIRVNCVSPSGVATPLSCGTYNSSASEVEMISAAVSGLKGINLKTENVAEAALFLASDESVYVNGHNLAVDGGVSVMNTGLAMMQDSFMK
- the LOC108214678 gene encoding shaggy-related protein kinase alpha — protein: MASVSVAPNAGVREPSGNNVAVDRLPEEMNDMKIRDDKEMEATVVDGNGTETGHIIVTTIGGRNGQPKQTISYMAERVVGQGSFGVVFQAKCLETGEAVAIKKVLQDKRYKNRELQTMRVLDHPNVVALKHCFFSTTEKEELYLNLVLEFVPETVHRVIRHYNKMNQRMPMIYVKLYSYQILRALAYIHGSIGVCHRDIKPQNLLVNPHTHQVKLCDFGSAKVLVKGEPNISYICSRYYRAPELIFGATEYTTAIDIWSAGCVLAELLLGQPLFPGESGVDQLVEIIKVLGTPTREEIKCMNPNYTEFKFPQIKAHPWHKIFHKRMPPEAVDLVSRLLQYSPNLRSTALDSLTHPFFDELRDPNTRLPNGRFLPPLFNFKSHELKKVAPEMLGKLIPEHARKQSAFFSS